A portion of the Bubalus kerabau isolate K-KA32 ecotype Philippines breed swamp buffalo chromosome 1, PCC_UOA_SB_1v2, whole genome shotgun sequence genome contains these proteins:
- the LOC129657481 gene encoding olfactory receptor 4P4-like — MAQLSSMHFFGAIEVCILTVTASDCFVAICRPLHCTVIMSRHRRCAMVSACCAGAFLHSFPQGLLTINLPFCGPDEIDHYFCDVYPLLKLANKDTYGVGILVVVNAGMMGLVIFVVVMLSYILILYTIKAYPTESWYKALSTCSSHITVVFFFFNF, encoded by the coding sequence ATGGCGCAACTTTCTTCCATGCATTTCTTTGGGGCGATTGAAGTCTGTATCCTCACTGTGACGGCCTCTGACTGCTTTGTGGCCATCTGCAGGCCCCTGCACTGCACCGTCATCATGAGCAGGCACAGACGCTGTGCCATGGTCAGTGCTTGTTGTGCTGGGGCATTTCTGCACTCCTTTCCCCAGGGTCTCCTCACCATTAACTTACCTTTCTGTGGCCCTGATGAAATAGATCACTATTTCTGTGATGTGTATCCTTTGCTGAAACTGGCCAACAAGGACACCTATGGAGTTGGGATCCTAGTGGTGGTCAATGCAGGCATGATGGGGTTGGTGATCTTtgtggtagtgatgctttcctaCATTTTGATATTATATACCATCAAGGCTTACCCTACAGAAAGCTGGTACAAAGCTctttccacctgtagttcccacatcacagttgtgttttttttttttaatttttaa